CTGGCCTGGGAACTCGGCGTGGTCGCCGGGTTGGCCGACGCGGGGTTGACCCTCGGGGCGGCGTCGGTGGTGCTGGGGACGTCGGCGGGGGCGTTCCTGGCGGCACGGCTCGCCGGTGGCGTCGACGCCCGCGAGGAAGCGGAGAGGCTAGCGTGCGCGCCGCTTGCGCCGCGTGAGCCGTCGGCGCCCTCCGCGTCGTCCGCGTCGTCCGCGTCGTCCGCGTCGTCCGTGCCCGGCTGCTCCGGGGTTTCCCGCGCGCCGAGGAAGCCCGGCGGGTCTGGTGTGCTGGGTGGGTCGGGTGTGCCTTCAGTGCCTGGCGGGCCAGGTGTGCCGGGTGCGCGGGACGGGTCGAGCGTGCGCGGCGAGCCTGGTGGGCGTGGCAAGCCGGGCTCTACCGGCTTGGCGGGCAGGCCCGGCGGGCCGGACTCGCCGGACTCGCCGGGTGGGTGGGCCGGGTCGGTCGGAGCCGCGGCCTCGGCCGGATCGGACGGGCCGGTGGAGCCCCACGAGCCCGCGGCCGGGCTGGCGGAACCCGGGGCGCCCTCGGCCGGATCGGACGAGTTGGGGGATTCTGGTGAACCCTCCGCTGGGTCGGGCGGGACGGTGGAGCCGCGCGAGCGCTCGGGCGACAGTCGCGCGGGCGCGTTGTTCCGGGCGCTCGCGGAGGTGTGGCCGGCCGACGGCGATCCGGACGTCGGCCGGCGGTTGATCGGGCGGTTGGCGATCGAGAACTCGCCGGGCGACGCGTACGCCTTCCTCACCGCCACCGCGGCCCGGCTAGGGCGGGCGCGATGGCCGGAGACGCTGCGGATCACCGCGGTCGACGCCACGGCCGGTCGCCGCGTGGTCTGGGGACCCTGGGACGGCGTCGCGCTCGCCAGGGCCGTCGCCGCATCGCAGGCCGTGCCGGTGCTGCGCCCGCCGGTGCCGATCGACGGGAACGCGTACATCGACGGTGCGGTCGGGTCGGCGGCCAACGCGGACCTGCTCGTGACGCTCGGCATCCCCGCCGGGCCGGTCGTCGTCGTGAGCGCGACCGATCCCGCCGCGACCGAGGGCCCCGATTCGCTCTGGGCGGCCGCCGCCGTCCGGGAGGAAGCCGCGTTGACCGCTGCCGGGTTCCATGTCGTCACGGTGTCGCCGGACCCGGCGGCCCGAGCGGCGATGGGGCCGGATCCGATGGCGCCCGGCCGGGTCGCCGACGCCGTACGGGCCGGTCGCCGTGCCGGCAGCGCCGCCGCCGCCTGCCTGCCATCCGCCGCGTGACGCCTTCGACCCGCGTGGAGGCGCTGAACACTTTGTGCCCCTCTGACGGCACAAAATGTTCACCGCTTCGCCACCCACTCCGGGAACCAGAGGATCTGTCGCTCAGATCAAGCCGCGGCGGATCGCGGCGGCGGCAGCCGCGGCGCGGGTCGGCTGATCAAGCTTGCGCCGGATGTTGGCCACGTGTCGATGCACGGTGTGAGCGCTGACCACCAGTGCGGCTGCGATCTCCGCGTCGCTGTGGCCGGCGGCGACCAGCCGCAGCACGTCCCGCTCCCGCTCAGTGAGCCGCCCGTCCCCGCCACCGGACGCCTCCCCGCCGGCCCGGGCGCCGCTGACCACAGCACCATCGGACGGAGCGCTGCCGACCTGGGCGCCGTCGGACGGAACCGCGGGGGTGAGGAACGGCGTCAGCGCGGCGAGCACCGCGGCGGAGTCCTCGAGCCACGGCGGGTGCACCACACCGTCCAGCGGCCGTAGCCGCGCTCCGGGTATCCCGGCGGCCACCTCGCGTCCGAGTGTGAACGGGATCGCCCGGTCGTCGCGCCGGTGCAGGACGAGCGTCGGAGCCTGCACGTGCGGCAACGCGGCGCGGACGTCCACCCCGTACACCGACGCCAGCACGGACGCCGCGGTGTCCGCATCTGCGGAATCTCGCTGGAGGCGCGCGAACGCGTCGCGGACCCGCGCGTCCGCTCCCGGGATCCAGACGTCGGCGAGCAGGCGTGACCCGGCGCCCCAGTGCGCCCGGATCGTCGCGACGATCGACTCCTGCAGCGCGGCCGGTGCGCTCGCGGCACCGTCGGCGAACCCGCCCACGAGCGCCAGCCGCGTCACCCGATCGGGATGGGTCGCGGCGTACCGGATCGCGGCGCAACTGCCGACCGAGATGCCGAGCAGGGCCACCCGGTCGAGGCCTAGGGCGTCGAGCAGCGCACCGAGCACTACGTCATCGGTGCCGACGCCCGGCAGCACTGAATCGGCGAGCGGCGGACGATCGGAGAGGCCGGTGCCGAGGCGGTCGTACCGGACGACCCGGTGTGTTCGGGCGAGCGCGGTCACGAACGCGCGGTACTCCGGGAATTCCCAGTCCCGCTCCAGATGACTGACCCACGGCGCCGGCAGCACGAGCGGCGGGCCGTCACCGGTCTCGGCGTACGCGATCCGGCCGCCGGGCACCGAGCAGAAGCCGATGCGCTGCTCCACGGCCGGTCACCCGGCGCCGGAGGGCAGCGACTCGGCGAGCCGGTCGAGGAACGTGCGCTGCGCGGTGACCAGTTTCTCCCGCGCCGTGTCCAGATCGAACCACGCGACCCGGTCGACCTCCGGGAACTCCCGCATCTGCCCGGACTTCGGCGGCCACTCGAGCGTGAACGTGCCCGGGACGACGTCCTCGGGGGAGAGGTCGCCCTCCACCGCCCAGACGGTCACGGTCTTGCCACCGGACTGCTTCACCTCGCCGAGCGGCACCAGCGGACCGTCCGGAGCGGGCAGCCCGAGTTCCTCGGCGAACTCCCGACGCGCCGCGGCCTCCGGTGTCTCGTCGTCGGCGTACTCGCCCTTCGGCACTGACCAGGCGCCCGCGTCCTTCCTGGCCCAGAACGGGCCGCCCATGTGCCCGAGCAGCACTTCCAACCCGTCGTCGCTCGTCCGGAACATCAGCAGCCCCGCGCTACGCCTCCCCGCCATGCCGACAGTGTGCCGTGCCCCACCGACAACCCGGGAGCCCGGCAAAATAACAAGCCCAAACAGAGGCGGAACGAGCGAAGACCCGCGACCGTGGCCGGTTAGTCGCCCACCTGCTCGCTCACCGACGTCAACGGCACGCCGACGACAAAATCGTGCGCCTCCGCCACCGCCCCGTCGAGATACCCGTCCTGCACGCGAATCGCAGACGGCGCCTCGGCCGCCCCCGGGGCCCCCCAAAGACCCCGCAGACCCCGCGCATCCAGCACCCCGAGCCGCCCCGGCAGCACCGCCTCGATGCTCCCCGCCCGCGGCGCCCCCAGGTCCACAGACGACACCGCCACCCCACCCGGCGCGGACGAATCCGCCCGGCGGCTCGGCGTGTGCCCGCCGAGCGCGGTCATCGCGATGCTCAGATACGCCTCGCCGAGGCGTTGCGCCAGGTGGTGCCCGGCCGGCGAGACCCGCATCCCCGGCAGGCTGACCGGCGTCCGCTGAATGTGCCCGTTCGCCGCACCGATCACGATTTTGGCGTCCGAATGGTGTTGTAGTAACCAGAACACGGTCTCGGCCATCGCCCGGTCGCGGGCGGAAGCCATGAGTGCGCTCCGCGCGGCGTGGCCGCGCAGCATCTGGTCGAACAGGACGCCGAGCCGGACCTCGTGGCGGGTAGCCGCCGGCGGCCCCGGCACTTGCGTATCGCACCAGGCGGCGAGCTCGGCCCAGTGTGCGGTCAGCGCGTCGCGGTCGGCGCGGGGGAGCGCCGTGTAGGCGGCGTAGGTGTGCAGGGCGTGCTCGTCGGCGAACGCCCCGGTCGCGGTGATCAGATCTTCGACGAGTGCCCGCCCGCTCGTCCCGTCCAACGCCACCCGGAGCCGTTCCAGCAGCGGAAGCGGCGTCGCGGCGGACCCGGGCAGGTCGAGGCCGGCGTAGCGGACCCCGGCCTCGCGCATCCAGGCGAGGTGGCCGCGCATCTCCGCGGACTGTCCCATCCGGTAGGTGAGGTTCTGGTCCGCGAGCGTCCGGAGGTCGCCACGCCCGCTACGGATCCACGCGTCCACGGCGACGCCCTCGGAGAACCCGGATTCCAGCGCGAACACCGTGAAGCCGCACCGCTCGACCAGGAACCGGGTGATGCGGTGCCGGAGCAGCGTGTACTCGCGTACGTAGTGCGCGCTCTCGCCGATCGCCACCACTCTGGCCTGCGCGAACAGTGCTGCGAGCGGCTCGAGGTCGTCGAGCGGTTCGTGCGGGTCCACGGTGGTGAACGGGGTGAAGTGATCGGTCACATGAGACGTGACGGGGAGTGACACCGGCTCACCTTAGCGAACGGAGTGATCCTTGACACTCTCGGTCGAGAAGGCGCATCCTGCCGAAGGCGAACGTTCGCCTAACCAACCCTCGGTCTCTGCCGACGGACGGTCCTGGCGGGATGTTAGCGGTCACATGGAGGTGATCCCGTGTACGTCTCGCTCAAGGACGTCGCCGAGCGCGCCGGGGTCAGCTTCCAGACGGCCAGCAAGGTCCTGAACCGACGGTCCGGTGTCGTCTCGGTGGCCACCCGCGAGCGCATCGAGCGGGCGGCGCGCGAACTCGGCTACGTGCCGAACGCGCTGGCGCGCGGCCTGGTCCGGCGGGACTCGCTGACGGTCGGCATCCTCGCCGACGACTTCTCCGACGTCGCGCTGTCCCGGTTCGTGGTGGCCGTCCAGCGCACGGTCGAGCGGCAGGGCCACGCCGCCCTGGTCGCCACCACCGCCCCGGAGAGCGCGGCGCCACTCCGGCGATTGCAGGAGTACCGCGTCAACGGCATCGTCGTCGTCGCACCGAGCATCGAAGAGGACGCCGGGTTCGGCGAGTACCTCCGCGGGCCGCTGCCGGCCGTGACGCTCAACCACATCGCGGGCGGCGGGGTGCCCGCGGTCGGGTCCGATCACCGCCAGACCGGTGCGCTCGCCGCGGAGCATCTCGTCGGTCTCGGGCACCGGGCGATCGGCACGGTGACCGGTCCGACCGGACGGCGGGTCGTGGGCAGCCGCCTCGGCGGCTTCCGCGCGACGCTGGACGCGGCCGGGGTCGGTCTTCCCGAGCACCGCGTGCTGGCCACCGAGTGGGACGCCGGGAGCGCCGCCGCGGCCACCCACCGCCTGCTCGACGCCGACCCGGGCATCACCGCGATCTTCGCCCACAACGACACGATGGCGTTCGGCGTGCTGGCCGCGCTGCGGGTGCGCGGCGTGCCGGTGCCGCAGGCGTGCTCGGTGGTCGGCTGCGACGACGCGCCGCTGGCCGGGTTCGCGGCGCCACCGCTGACCACGGTCCGGGTTCCGTTCGAGGAGACCGGAGCGCGCGCGGCCGAGTTGCTGCTCGCCCGGATCCGCGGCGAGGACATCCCGCCCCGTGACCTGCTGCCCGTCCACCTCGTCGTCCGAGCCTCCACCGCACCGCCCCCGTAACCCCGAGAAACGGAAAGGACAGCGATGACCTCTCCGCCAGCAGCGTTCTCCCGACGATCGTTACTCCGAGGTGCCGTCGGCGCCGGAGCCCTCGCCGCTCTCAGCGGCTGCTCCGTCGCGTCCGGCCTCACCACCGCCGGTGAACCGGCGAGCACACTCCAGTTCTGGGACCTGTTCGGGGGTGGTGACGGCGTCCGCATGCAGTCGATGCTGGACGTCTACCGGAAGCAGAACCCGGACATCACGCTGAAGTCCACCACGTTCAACTGGGGCAACCCGTACTACACGAAGGTGTCGCTGGCGACGGTCGGCAACAAGCCGCCTGACGTCGCGGTCGCCCACCTGACCAGGGCCAAGTCGATGGTCGAGGGCGGCCTGCTGCAGGAACTGACGCCGGACACCCTGGAGCGAGCGGGCATGACCCCGGACAAGTTCAACGACCGCGCGTGGAACGCCGGGCTGGTCGACGGCAAGGCCTACGCGATCCCGTTCGACACCCACCCGTTCGTGATGTTCTACAACACCGACATCTGCGAGAAGGCGGGCCTGCTCGACGCCGACGGCGTTCTCAAACCCCTCAACGGCGAACAAGCCTTTCTGGACGCCATGCAGAAGGCCAAGCAGGTCACCGGCGGGTTCGCGGGTGCGATCGCGATGAACACCGAGATCGTCACGCCGTGGCGCGCGTTCCAGTCGCTCTACTCCCAGCTCGGCGGCACGGTGCTCGCCGACGACGGCACGAAGGTCGTGATCGACGACGCGAAGGCGCTGCGGACGCTGACGTTCCTGCGAGGGCTGACGAAGAGCGGCCTGTTCCCGGAGAACGTCGACTACCAGGGCTCGATCGCCGACTTCTCCGCCGGGAGGACCGCGTTCCTGTTCCAGGGCGAGTGGGAGATCACGACGTTCCAGACCGCGAAGACGCCGTTCTCGATGGCGCTGTTCCCGCACGTCTTCGACGAGGGTCCGTACGCCGTGCAGGCCGACTCGCACACGCTCGTCATCCCGCAGAACACCAAGCTGACGCCGGAGCGGCTGGACCGGGCGCTGGCGTTCATCCGGAGCCTGCTCGACCAGAGCAACACCTGGGCGGAGGGCGGACACATCCCGTCCTGGCTGCCGTACCGGAACAGCGCCGAGTACCGGGCCCTGCAGCCGCAGGCGACGTATGCGTCCGCCGCCGACAGCGCGGCCTACGACCCGGAGGGCTGGTACTCCGGCTCGGGGTCGAACTTCGAGATCGTCACCGGCTCCGCGATCGGCGCGATGATGGCCGGCATTTCCGAGCCGCAGCAGGCACTCGACGAGATGCGCACGAAGCTCGACAACCTCGCCGCCACCGCCTCACCGATCTGAGCCCTGCTCCCGACTCCGGAGGTCGACGATGACCACCCCAACGGTGCGGCAGGGGCGCTCTGCCGCCGCGTTTCTGGCTCCCTTCCTGATTCTTTACGTCTTGTTCATCGTCGGGCCCGCGCTCTACGGCCTGCTGATGAGCTTCTTCGACACCAGCATGGTGAAGGCCGGTCTGTCGACCTTCGCCGGCCTTCAAAACTATGTGGACGCTGTGAGCAGCGCCGATTTCTGGTCGTCGCTGTGGCACACACTGTGGTTCACGATCCTGACCACACCCCCGCTGGTGATTCTGGCGCTGGCGTTGGCGCTGCTCGCGAACCGGGTCGGGCGCGGCCGGTGGTTCTACCGGTTGGCGTTCTTTCTGCCGTACGTCCTGCCGTCCGCGGTGGTCGCGCTGATCTGGATGTGGATCCTCGCGCCCGGCATCGGGTTGCTCGACACGTCGCTCGCGCAGATCGGCATCACGGCGCCGAACTGGCTCGGCAGCGAGAACTGGGCGATGCCCGCGCTGGCGCTCACCACGGTCTGGTGGACGCTCGGCTTCAACTTCGTGTTGTATCTGGCGGGTCTGCAGGAGATTCCGCGTGACCTGTACGAGGCGGCGGCGCTCGACGGTGCGAGCCCCTGGCAGCAGATCCGGCACATCACGATCCCGCTGCTGGGGCGCACCACGACGCTGGTGGCGGTGCTGCAACTCATCGCGTCGATGAAGGTGTTCGACCAGATGTACATCATGACGTCCGGCGGGCCGAACTTCTCCACCCGGTCGCTCCTGCAATACGTCTACGACGAGAGCTTCACCAATTACCGGGTCGGCTACGCGTCCGCGGTCTCGATGTTGTTCTTCGTGATCCTGCTCGCCATTTCGGCGGTCTGGTTCCGCATGGTCCGTTCGCAGCAGAAGGAGGTCTGATCGTGGTTTCCGAGACGCTGGCGCCTCCGCTGCGAGCCCGCGCGGTCGCCGTGCCCACGTTCGACCGCCGGGTCGCGCTGTTCAACCGGATCTGCATCGGGGTGCTGATCGCGTTCGCGCTGCTCTGGCTCGTCCCGATCCTGTGGGCGGTGGACACCGCGCTGAAGCCGAACGCCGAGACCGTGAACACCACGTGGTGGATCGAGAGCCCGACGCTCGCCGCGTTCGGGCGGGTGCTCTCCGACACCGACATGCTGAGCTGGTACGCGTCGACGTTCATCGCGTCGGCGCTGGCCGCGGTGCTGACCGTGGTGACCGCGAGCCTCGCCGCGTTCGCGCTGTCCCGGATGCGGTTCCGGTACCGGACGCTGCTGTTCTGGTTCATCCTGGCCGGGATCATGGTGCCCTCGCAGGTGCTGATGGTGCCGCAGTTCCGCGAGTTCCAGTCGGTGGGCCTGCTGAACACGTTCTGGGCCGTGGCGCTGCCACAGGCGCCGACCGCGATCGCGGTGTTCATCTTCAAGCAGTTCTTCGACGGGCTGCCGCCGGACCTGGAGGAGGCGGCTCGCGTCGACGGCGCCGGGTTCTTCCGGATCTACCGGCAGATCGTGCTGCCGCTGTCCCGGCCCGCGGTCGCCGCGGTGTCGATCTTCTCGTTCGTGATGGCCTGGAACAACCTGCTCTGGCCGTTGCTCGTGCTGACCAACCCGGATCTGATGACGATCCCGGTGGGGTTGGCGACCGTGCAGGGCGCGTTCGGTATCCGGTACGCCGACACGATGGCGACCGCGGTGCTGGGGGCGGTTCCGCTGGTCGCGCTGTTCCTGCTGTTCCAGCGGAACATCGTCGAGGGCATCGCCGGCACCGGGATCAAGGGGTGAACCACGTGTTACCTGCTTCGCTGACCATCGATCCGGCGTTCACCGTCGGCGAGGTCGACCCGCGGCTGTACGGCTCGT
The sequence above is drawn from the Cryptosporangium aurantiacum genome and encodes:
- a CDS encoding patatin-like phospholipase family protein, translating into MTGFVLVLAGGGERVLAWELGVVAGLADAGLTLGAASVVLGTSAGAFLAARLAGGVDAREEAERLACAPLAPREPSAPSASSASSASSASSVPGCSGVSRAPRKPGGSGVLGGSGVPSVPGGPGVPGARDGSSVRGEPGGRGKPGSTGLAGRPGGPDSPDSPGGWAGSVGAAASAGSDGPVEPHEPAAGLAEPGAPSAGSDELGDSGEPSAGSGGTVEPRERSGDSRAGALFRALAEVWPADGDPDVGRRLIGRLAIENSPGDAYAFLTATAARLGRARWPETLRITAVDATAGRRVVWGPWDGVALARAVAASQAVPVLRPPVPIDGNAYIDGAVGSAANADLLVTLGIPAGPVVVVSATDPAATEGPDSLWAAAAVREEAALTAAGFHVVTVSPDPAARAAMGPDPMAPGRVADAVRAGRRAGSAAAACLPSAA
- a CDS encoding alpha/beta fold hydrolase; the encoded protein is MEQRIGFCSVPGGRIAYAETGDGPPLVLPAPWVSHLERDWEFPEYRAFVTALARTHRVVRYDRLGTGLSDRPPLADSVLPGVGTDDVVLGALLDALGLDRVALLGISVGSCAAIRYAATHPDRVTRLALVGGFADGAASAPAALQESIVATIRAHWGAGSRLLADVWIPGADARVRDAFARLQRDSADADTAASVLASVYGVDVRAALPHVQAPTLVLHRRDDRAIPFTLGREVAAGIPGARLRPLDGVVHPPWLEDSAAVLAALTPFLTPAVPSDGAQVGSAPSDGAVVSGARAGGEASGGGDGRLTERERDVLRLVAAGHSDAEIAAALVVSAHTVHRHVANIRRKLDQPTRAAAAAAAIRRGLI
- a CDS encoding NUDIX domain-containing protein, with translation MAGRRSAGLLMFRTSDDGLEVLLGHMGGPFWARKDAGAWSVPKGEYADDETPEAAARREFAEELGLPAPDGPLVPLGEVKQSGGKTVTVWAVEGDLSPEDVVPGTFTLEWPPKSGQMREFPEVDRVAWFDLDTAREKLVTAQRTFLDRLAESLPSGAG
- a CDS encoding erythromycin esterase family protein, with the protein product MSLPVTSHVTDHFTPFTTVDPHEPLDDLEPLAALFAQARVVAIGESAHYVREYTLLRHRITRFLVERCGFTVFALESGFSEGVAVDAWIRSGRGDLRTLADQNLTYRMGQSAEMRGHLAWMREAGVRYAGLDLPGSAATPLPLLERLRVALDGTSGRALVEDLITATGAFADEHALHTYAAYTALPRADRDALTAHWAELAAWCDTQVPGPPAATRHEVRLGVLFDQMLRGHAARSALMASARDRAMAETVFWLLQHHSDAKIVIGAANGHIQRTPVSLPGMRVSPAGHHLAQRLGEAYLSIAMTALGGHTPSRRADSSAPGGVAVSSVDLGAPRAGSIEAVLPGRLGVLDARGLRGLWGAPGAAEAPSAIRVQDGYLDGAVAEAHDFVVGVPLTSVSEQVGD
- a CDS encoding LacI family DNA-binding transcriptional regulator — protein: MYVSLKDVAERAGVSFQTASKVLNRRSGVVSVATRERIERAARELGYVPNALARGLVRRDSLTVGILADDFSDVALSRFVVAVQRTVERQGHAALVATTAPESAAPLRRLQEYRVNGIVVVAPSIEEDAGFGEYLRGPLPAVTLNHIAGGGVPAVGSDHRQTGALAAEHLVGLGHRAIGTVTGPTGRRVVGSRLGGFRATLDAAGVGLPEHRVLATEWDAGSAAAATHRLLDADPGITAIFAHNDTMAFGVLAALRVRGVPVPQACSVVGCDDAPLAGFAAPPLTTVRVPFEETGARAAELLLARIRGEDIPPRDLLPVHLVVRASTAPPP
- a CDS encoding extracellular solute-binding protein; the encoded protein is MTSPPAAFSRRSLLRGAVGAGALAALSGCSVASGLTTAGEPASTLQFWDLFGGGDGVRMQSMLDVYRKQNPDITLKSTTFNWGNPYYTKVSLATVGNKPPDVAVAHLTRAKSMVEGGLLQELTPDTLERAGMTPDKFNDRAWNAGLVDGKAYAIPFDTHPFVMFYNTDICEKAGLLDADGVLKPLNGEQAFLDAMQKAKQVTGGFAGAIAMNTEIVTPWRAFQSLYSQLGGTVLADDGTKVVIDDAKALRTLTFLRGLTKSGLFPENVDYQGSIADFSAGRTAFLFQGEWEITTFQTAKTPFSMALFPHVFDEGPYAVQADSHTLVIPQNTKLTPERLDRALAFIRSLLDQSNTWAEGGHIPSWLPYRNSAEYRALQPQATYASAADSAAYDPEGWYSGSGSNFEIVTGSAIGAMMAGISEPQQALDEMRTKLDNLAATASPI
- a CDS encoding carbohydrate ABC transporter permease, whose translation is MTTPTVRQGRSAAAFLAPFLILYVLFIVGPALYGLLMSFFDTSMVKAGLSTFAGLQNYVDAVSSADFWSSLWHTLWFTILTTPPLVILALALALLANRVGRGRWFYRLAFFLPYVLPSAVVALIWMWILAPGIGLLDTSLAQIGITAPNWLGSENWAMPALALTTVWWTLGFNFVLYLAGLQEIPRDLYEAAALDGASPWQQIRHITIPLLGRTTTLVAVLQLIASMKVFDQMYIMTSGGPNFSTRSLLQYVYDESFTNYRVGYASAVSMLFFVILLAISAVWFRMVRSQQKEV
- a CDS encoding carbohydrate ABC transporter permease gives rise to the protein MVSETLAPPLRARAVAVPTFDRRVALFNRICIGVLIAFALLWLVPILWAVDTALKPNAETVNTTWWIESPTLAAFGRVLSDTDMLSWYASTFIASALAAVLTVVTASLAAFALSRMRFRYRTLLFWFILAGIMVPSQVLMVPQFREFQSVGLLNTFWAVALPQAPTAIAVFIFKQFFDGLPPDLEEAARVDGAGFFRIYRQIVLPLSRPAVAAVSIFSFVMAWNNLLWPLLVLTNPDLMTIPVGLATVQGAFGIRYADTMATAVLGAVPLVALFLLFQRNIVEGIAGTGIKG